Proteins from one Oscillatoria nigro-viridis PCC 7112 genomic window:
- a CDS encoding DUF4335 domain-containing protein: protein MVLKRYTPPTCTLEITAKSSPLSRWAGQPVFKSLSFELRLDDPRLPDTQHVTLRGDRIQLETLHEAVSNYVQNLLGESRDWESNLNYQTGRIPAGSDSPEAARNAVIFDRAANTSELATSAPNTAYLPVPPRLEPCGLLAHNLFLGSLSAAESGPVVPLSTLQLFDLATALDDCAAEVMALPNLNRESRRPLSSPWLKLAAMLVAGAGLTTGIIKMLDRTATSPQTASAPATAPANPQLSTAPGNPQLAAGASPSPVAALPTPPAPKPAATPGLPPLPPPPINTAASPSPSLPPIALAPTSPTNRPSPIQQPPLLFPANGTAPSAPQSAPAFPQGQTITIPAPEERPISAPQTPAPVPYVLPPLPPRLAPAVPPPLPPSLSASRFPVPAPQTFPSPIEPIVPPASTELPALEDAQPTPQSEDDNQLAASKKNRTLFDTIPQVSEARTYFEERWKPPEGMEQTLEYSVLIDENGSVQSIVPMGKAAADYIEQINMPLAGEPFVSAVSNGKNPKIRVVLRPNGRVQTFLEESD, encoded by the coding sequence ATGGTTCTCAAACGGTACACGCCCCCCACTTGCACGCTGGAAATTACAGCCAAAAGTTCGCCTCTATCTCGCTGGGCGGGCCAACCCGTGTTTAAATCTTTAAGTTTCGAGCTGCGACTCGACGACCCCAGGCTGCCAGATACCCAACACGTTACTCTCAGGGGCGATCGAATTCAACTCGAAACCCTCCACGAAGCTGTCAGCAACTACGTCCAAAACTTGCTGGGCGAATCCCGCGATTGGGAAAGCAACCTCAACTATCAAACCGGCCGTATCCCTGCGGGTTCAGACTCGCCAGAAGCCGCGCGTAACGCCGTTATATTCGATCGAGCCGCCAACACTTCCGAACTAGCAACCTCGGCCCCGAATACTGCCTACCTTCCGGTTCCCCCCCGCTTAGAACCCTGCGGCTTGCTCGCCCACAACTTGTTTTTGGGATCTTTGAGCGCAGCAGAATCCGGGCCGGTAGTTCCCTTGAGCACCCTGCAACTGTTTGACTTGGCGACAGCACTAGATGACTGCGCCGCCGAAGTGATGGCGCTTCCCAACCTCAACCGCGAGTCCCGACGGCCGCTGTCCTCACCCTGGCTCAAGCTGGCAGCAATGCTGGTCGCGGGCGCGGGTCTGACGACAGGAATTATCAAAATGCTCGATCGAACCGCCACCTCCCCGCAAACCGCCTCAGCCCCCGCCACAGCCCCCGCCAATCCACAATTGAGCACCGCTCCAGGAAACCCCCAGTTAGCTGCCGGCGCTTCCCCCAGTCCAGTTGCCGCCCTACCGACACCCCCAGCACCAAAACCCGCAGCCACACCCGGTTTACCGCCCCTGCCGCCCCCGCCCATCAACACCGCCGCCTCCCCCAGCCCCAGCTTGCCTCCCATCGCCCTCGCCCCAACTTCCCCCACCAACAGACCCAGCCCCATCCAGCAGCCACCCCTGCTATTTCCCGCCAACGGCACCGCACCCAGCGCCCCACAGAGCGCCCCAGCATTTCCTCAAGGGCAAACAATCACTATTCCCGCCCCCGAAGAACGGCCCATTTCCGCCCCCCAAACACCCGCACCAGTACCCTACGTGCTGCCCCCACTACCGCCGAGACTAGCTCCCGCCGTACCGCCCCCCCTGCCGCCCTCCCTGTCGGCTTCCCGATTTCCCGTTCCCGCGCCGCAAACCTTCCCCAGCCCCATCGAGCCGATTGTCCCCCCCGCCAGTACCGAACTCCCAGCCCTTGAGGACGCTCAACCAACCCCCCAATCTGAGGACGACAACCAGCTCGCGGCGAGCAAAAAAAACCGCACTTTATTTGATACAATTCCTCAAGTTTCAGAAGCTAGAACTTACTTTGAGGAACGGTGGAAGCCTCCAGAAGGAATGGAACAAACTTTGGAATACAGCGTGCTGATCGATGAAAATGGGTCAGTTCAAAGTATTGTGCCGATGGGAAAAGCAGCAGCCGATTATATCGAGCAAATTAATATGCCATTAGCCGGCGAGCCGTTTGTTTCTGCCGTTTCTAATGGAAAAAACCCGAAAATTCGAGTGGTTTTGCGACCGAACGGTCGAGTACAAACCTTTTTGGAAGAGAGCGATTAA
- a CDS encoding DUF3038 domain-containing protein: MRSTVKSSAPTNETGPSPNWEELTQKAPEPTQLDNIKAQLDLVLLALEALAEIGSEAMLKVAAELNLEPMVADRVALWRLRQSNPLRKGQGGRKKLDVEEARSLVLISCHLAKQHQALIRRAVALLEQMAEQNREPHTIALLGDYIDRFSNTYGSRMEDGENLSAGELTDLALKLLIDLLFYSSPGGHRRLWLALLDRAKN; this comes from the coding sequence ATGCGCTCGACCGTAAAGTCCTCCGCTCCCACAAACGAAACGGGCCCATCTCCCAACTGGGAAGAATTGACCCAAAAAGCACCAGAACCTACCCAGTTGGACAACATTAAAGCCCAACTGGATTTGGTGCTGTTAGCCCTAGAAGCACTGGCAGAAATTGGCTCAGAGGCTATGCTCAAGGTAGCAGCCGAACTGAATTTAGAGCCAATGGTAGCCGATCGGGTAGCTTTGTGGCGGCTGCGCCAATCTAACCCGCTGCGGAAAGGCCAGGGAGGGCGCAAAAAACTCGATGTGGAGGAAGCTCGATCGCTCGTTTTGATAAGCTGTCATTTGGCAAAACAGCACCAAGCTTTAATCCGCCGCGCTGTTGCTTTGCTCGAACAAATGGCCGAGCAAAACCGCGAACCTCACACCATCGCTTTGCTGGGAGATTATATTGACAGGTTCAGCAACACTTACGGCTCGCGCATGGAAGATGGAGAAAATTTATCGGCCGGAGAACTGACTGATTTGGCCCTCAAGCTCCTGATCGATTTGCTGTTTTACAGCAGTCCCGGCGGCCACCGCCGCCTCTGGCTGGCTCTTCTAGACCGTGCTAAAAATTAA
- a CDS encoding helix-turn-helix domain-containing protein, translating into MDITEQFGKKVRHFRKLRNLSQDRLAELSELHRTYIGSVERGERNITLLNASKIAKALSVSLAELVTDDD; encoded by the coding sequence ATGGATATTACGGAGCAATTTGGTAAAAAAGTTAGACATTTCCGAAAGCTCAGAAATCTTTCCCAAGATCGGCTTGCAGAACTATCTGAATTACATCGCACCTATATTGGTTCAGTGGAACGAGGTGAAAGGAATATAACCCTGCTTAATGCTAGCAAAATAGCCAAGGCATTATCCGTTAGTCTAGCCGAGCTGGTAACTGATGATGACTGA
- a CDS encoding DNA-methyltransferase yields MKKTPSNEVLVGDCREVMKTLPENYISACITDPPYNYEFIGHKWDDSEIQRRLERVNGKGNKTIVKNIPYGSGLAGGVRNEKWYQRNRNNTLDYEKWCFEWGEQLFRICKPGATVLVFNSTRTVAHVQVALESAGFYARDILVYKRSSGIPKGVNIKQQLEKKGYENPEQWDGWHSCLRNEWEAICVLQKPLVNNYLETLQEYGTGLFYTKDGFGGFQSNILEGIQREKTEEFNVHCTVKPIALMRKLVEIFVPRLENSILIDPFAGSGTTLLAAQEFGIRYVGIEIVPDYIEIINKRLDSFSGIQGILPLFQ; encoded by the coding sequence ATGAAAAAAACTCCCTCAAATGAAGTTTTGGTTGGCGACTGTCGTGAAGTGATGAAGACATTGCCAGAAAATTATATTTCTGCGTGTATCACTGACCCACCTTATAATTATGAATTTATTGGTCATAAATGGGATGACTCAGAAATTCAAAGGCGTCTCGAAAGAGTCAATGGCAAGGGAAATAAAACCATTGTTAAAAACATTCCCTATGGCAGTGGTTTAGCAGGTGGAGTCAGAAACGAAAAATGGTATCAAAGGAATCGCAACAACACTCTGGATTATGAAAAGTGGTGCTTTGAGTGGGGCGAGCAGCTTTTTCGGATCTGCAAACCGGGTGCGACAGTTTTAGTTTTCAACAGCACGCGGACTGTTGCTCACGTACAAGTTGCACTTGAAAGTGCTGGTTTCTATGCAAGAGATATTCTTGTTTATAAAAGATCCAGCGGTATCCCTAAAGGTGTCAATATCAAACAACAGTTAGAGAAGAAAGGATATGAAAATCCTGAACAATGGGATGGTTGGCACAGTTGTCTGAGGAATGAATGGGAAGCAATCTGCGTACTTCAAAAACCGCTGGTAAATAATTACTTGGAAACTCTACAGGAGTATGGTACTGGTCTATTTTATACTAAAGATGGGTTCGGTGGTTTTCAGTCAAATATTTTAGAAGGTATACAGCGTGAAAAAACCGAGGAGTTTAACGTCCATTGCACAGTTAAACCAATCGCTCTCATGAGAAAGCTGGTCGAAATATTTGTACCGCGTTTGGAAAATTCTATTCTAATCGATCCTTTCGCAGGATCTGGAACCACATTGCTGGCGGCGCAAGAATTTGGCATTAGGTATGTTGGCATTGAAATAGTACCTGACTACATAGAGATTATTAACAAGCGCCTTGATAGTTTCAGCGGTATACAGGGAATTCTCCCGCTTTTTCAATAA
- a CDS encoding transposase, translated as MQKKAFYRGAKVTAIGAISMNKVLALMTMNDSMDGQAFAIFIQHFLCPQLWEGAVVVMDNLPAHKLASIKGGTSAEILSGCAAFLTAADILESSF; from the coding sequence ATACAAAAAAAAGCATTCTATCGGGGTGCCAAAGTCACAGCTATTGGCGCAATTAGTATGAATAAAGTGTTGGCATTGATGACAATGAATGATTCAATGGATGGACAGGCATTTGCTATATTTATTCAGCATTTTTTATGTCCTCAATTATGGGAAGGAGCGGTAGTAGTAATGGATAATTTACCCGCCCATAAATTAGCATCAATCAAAGGGGGAACTTCCGCTGAGATCCTCAGCGGTTGTGCTGCCTTTTTAACTGCTGCTGACATCCTTGAATCTTCCTTTTAG
- a CDS encoding endonuclease MutS2, giving the protein MIQAETLELLEWPRLCQHLATFAATKLGVAAALDLPIPATQAHTAELKAQTQEAYQLENRAGGALSFEGIQDIGTSLQRAELQGLLSGEELLAIATTLAGARQLRRIIDSQPDVPTLQELAAQLRTYPELEQEIHRCIDDRAQVADRATPKLAGIRVQMRQLRDRIYQILQGILQRQSNAVQEQLITQRSGRFVIPVKAPQKDAIPGIVHDSSASGATLYVEPHSTVNLNNQMRQLLRQEQAEEEAVRRALTEQVAAVKPDLDRLVVVVTTLDLATAKARYSYWLQANPPKFIELGEPELAPKNPETEDEEKADEENSENSQLLIPNLRSQITLRQLRHPLLVWQQQHEQGFPVVPVDLTIGPHIRVVAITGPNTGGKTVTLKTLGLAALMAKAGMFVAAREPVELPWFDNILADIGDEQSLQQSLSTFSGHIRRISRILEVLHNKSEGESAGEGEENSQFPMPHAQFPMPKSLVLLDEVGAGTDPSEGSALAIALLKYLAQHSLLTVATTHFGELKALKYQDSRFENASVEFDDNSMQPTYRLLWGIPGRSNALTIAKRLGLLPEIVEEAQTYVGGASQDVNQVIAGLEAQRRKQETKAREATQLLHQTEKLHREVSQKAAALQERERELKIAQEVAVNEAIGSAKSEIAQIIRRLQSGNQTAQNAQQATETLNQISQKHLPSRQQPAKPKPGFMPKAGDRIRIPSLGQTAEVLSGPDANEELSVRFGIMKMTVKLGEIESLDGQKPETKAQLAKAAAQAQALATAKAKQAASEPAKPNPEIAIRTANNSIDLRGARVSDAEIEIDRALSKAVEYGVLWIIHGKGTGQLRRGVHEFLANHPQVSRFELASQKEGGAGVTVVYLK; this is encoded by the coding sequence TTGATTCAAGCCGAAACACTAGAACTATTAGAATGGCCGCGCCTGTGTCAGCACTTGGCTACCTTCGCGGCCACCAAACTCGGCGTCGCCGCCGCCCTCGACCTCCCAATCCCGGCAACTCAAGCTCACACAGCAGAACTCAAGGCCCAAACTCAGGAAGCTTATCAGTTAGAGAACCGCGCTGGCGGTGCTTTGAGTTTTGAAGGAATCCAAGACATCGGCACCTCCCTGCAGCGAGCCGAACTCCAAGGTTTGCTCAGCGGCGAAGAATTGCTGGCAATTGCTACTACCCTCGCCGGAGCAAGGCAATTGCGCCGGATAATTGACTCTCAGCCAGATGTGCCGACGCTCCAAGAACTGGCAGCCCAATTGCGGACTTATCCCGAACTAGAGCAAGAAATCCATCGCTGTATAGACGATCGCGCTCAAGTAGCAGACAGAGCCACTCCTAAATTAGCAGGAATTAGAGTTCAAATGCGACAGTTGCGCGATCGCATTTATCAAATATTGCAGGGGATTTTGCAGCGCCAATCCAACGCCGTACAAGAACAGCTAATTACCCAAAGAAGCGGACGCTTTGTCATTCCCGTCAAAGCTCCCCAAAAAGATGCCATACCGGGCATCGTTCACGACTCCTCGGCCAGCGGCGCGACACTGTACGTAGAACCCCACAGCACTGTCAATCTTAACAACCAAATGCGGCAGTTGCTCCGGCAAGAACAAGCCGAAGAAGAAGCAGTCCGCCGCGCCCTCACGGAGCAAGTCGCAGCAGTAAAACCCGATTTAGACAGATTGGTGGTGGTAGTTACAACTTTAGATTTAGCCACCGCTAAAGCGCGTTATAGTTATTGGTTGCAAGCAAATCCGCCGAAATTTATCGAATTGGGAGAGCCAGAATTAGCACCAAAAAATCCCGAAACAGAAGATGAGGAAAAAGCAGATGAGGAAAACTCAGAAAACAGTCAATTATTAATTCCCAACCTGCGATCGCAAATTACCCTGCGCCAGTTGCGCCATCCTTTATTAGTTTGGCAGCAACAGCACGAGCAAGGCTTTCCAGTCGTGCCGGTCGATTTAACGATCGGGCCGCACATCCGCGTCGTCGCCATCACCGGCCCCAACACCGGCGGCAAAACTGTCACCCTCAAAACCTTGGGATTGGCAGCTTTAATGGCGAAAGCAGGAATGTTTGTTGCCGCCCGCGAACCCGTAGAATTGCCTTGGTTCGATAATATTTTGGCCGATATTGGTGACGAACAATCTTTGCAGCAAAGTTTGTCTACTTTCTCCGGCCATATCCGCCGCATCAGCCGCATTTTAGAAGTTTTACACAATAAATCGGAAGGGGAAAGTGCAGGAGAAGGAGAAGAAAATTCTCAATTCCCAATGCCCCATGCCCAATTCCCAATGCCCAAATCTTTAGTTTTGTTAGACGAAGTAGGAGCGGGGACAGACCCATCTGAAGGCAGTGCATTGGCGATCGCCCTGTTGAAATACCTCGCCCAACATTCCCTGTTAACAGTTGCCACTACCCACTTTGGCGAACTCAAAGCCCTCAAATATCAAGACTCCCGCTTTGAAAATGCCTCAGTAGAATTTGACGACAATTCCATGCAGCCAACCTATCGCTTGCTGTGGGGAATTCCCGGACGTTCCAACGCCCTCACCATTGCCAAAAGACTCGGTTTGCTACCAGAAATTGTCGAAGAAGCTCAAACCTATGTCGGGGGAGCCTCTCAAGATGTCAATCAAGTGATTGCCGGACTCGAAGCACAGCGCCGGAAACAGGAAACCAAGGCCAGAGAAGCAACTCAACTGCTACACCAAACCGAAAAACTGCACAGAGAAGTTTCTCAAAAAGCAGCGGCTTTGCAAGAGCGGGAGCGAGAACTAAAAATAGCTCAGGAAGTGGCAGTAAATGAGGCGATAGGGTCGGCAAAATCAGAAATTGCTCAAATCATTCGTCGCTTGCAGTCGGGCAACCAGACGGCTCAAAATGCCCAACAAGCGACAGAAACCTTAAATCAAATTTCCCAAAAACACCTGCCTTCTCGGCAACAACCGGCTAAACCCAAACCGGGTTTTATGCCGAAAGCGGGCGATCGCATCCGCATTCCCAGCTTGGGCCAAACCGCCGAAGTCCTCAGCGGCCCGGACGCTAACGAAGAGTTGAGCGTTCGGTTTGGGATTATGAAAATGACTGTCAAACTGGGAGAAATTGAATCCCTAGACGGTCAAAAACCGGAAACTAAAGCTCAATTAGCCAAGGCGGCCGCCCAAGCCCAAGCACTCGCTACGGCTAAAGCCAAGCAAGCAGCGTCGGAACCTGCAAAACCCAATCCCGAAATCGCCATTCGCACTGCTAATAATTCGATCGACCTGCGGGGTGCGAGAGTCTCAGACGCAGAAATCGAAATAGACAGAGCTCTTTCCAAAGCCGTGGAATACGGAGTCCTGTGGATAATTCACGGCAAAGGTACGGGACAGTTGCGGCGCGGGGTTCACGAGTTCCTCGCCAATCACCCGCAGGTTTCCCGCTTTGAACTCGCCAGTCAAAAAGAAGGAGGTGCAGGTGTGACGGTGGTTTATTTGAAATAA
- a CDS encoding hybrid sensor histidine kinase/response regulator → MAKILAIVADTVTFQVVQELLSQEGHQVRVVSDDKEGLDLARELSPDVIICDGTSPQINFLEVCRLVKADSLRDSFASRELAAAYFILLTTPKQFDEIQELDAPFDDFLFKPIVKQELLARVRASKRSHELRARLELTQQELDLSRDRMLQTEKMSSLGELVSGIAHEINNPITFIYSNLTHVQSYATDLIELLRLYQKELVNPGAEILQKQQDMDVEFVLDDLLKIVSSMRTGSDRIRQIILSLQDFSRSDRSGWQLFDVSDGLENTLLLLQHRLPAREGRRDIKVIKQFGNLPQIECYAGLLNQAFLNIINHAIDALEESAQELEELESTKFKPVILITTQVVDAQRISIEIADNGIANSKDITAQISDPFLVAKPAEPPISSGLALSYRIIVEQHKGDFKCFSEPGKGTKIQIEIPLRHS, encoded by the coding sequence ATGGCAAAGATTCTGGCGATCGTCGCGGATACTGTGACTTTTCAAGTTGTCCAAGAGTTACTCAGCCAAGAGGGACATCAGGTGAGAGTCGTTTCCGACGACAAGGAGGGTTTAGACTTGGCGAGGGAGTTGTCCCCCGATGTGATAATTTGCGACGGGACTTCGCCTCAAATCAACTTTTTGGAGGTGTGCCGGCTGGTGAAAGCCGATTCCCTACGGGATAGCTTCGCTTCACGAGAATTGGCGGCAGCCTATTTTATTCTGCTGACAACACCGAAGCAATTTGATGAAATTCAAGAATTGGATGCGCCCTTTGACGATTTTCTGTTTAAACCGATAGTTAAGCAGGAATTATTGGCGCGGGTGCGCGCGTCTAAGCGATCGCACGAGTTGAGGGCGCGGTTGGAGTTAACCCAGCAAGAATTGGATCTGTCGCGCGATCGAATGCTGCAAACTGAAAAAATGTCTAGTTTGGGCGAATTGGTGTCTGGGATAGCCCACGAAATTAACAACCCAATTACTTTTATTTACAGCAATCTAACTCACGTCCAAAGCTACGCTACCGATTTAATTGAACTGCTGCGATTGTATCAAAAAGAGCTAGTCAATCCCGGAGCGGAAATTCTGCAAAAACAACAAGATATGGATGTGGAATTCGTACTAGACGATTTATTAAAAATTGTGAGTTCCATGCGTACCGGGAGCGATCGCATCCGCCAAATAATTTTGTCGCTACAGGATTTTTCCCGCAGCGATCGATCGGGCTGGCAGTTATTTGATGTTTCCGACGGTTTAGAAAATACTCTGTTGTTGTTGCAGCACCGCTTGCCTGCTCGCGAGGGAAGGCGAGACATCAAGGTGATCAAACAATTCGGCAACTTGCCACAGATTGAGTGTTATGCAGGTCTGCTAAATCAAGCTTTTCTGAATATCATCAATCACGCGATCGATGCTTTGGAAGAGTCGGCTCAAGAGTTGGAAGAGTTGGAATCAACCAAATTTAAGCCTGTGATTTTGATTACCACTCAGGTAGTCGATGCTCAGCGAATTTCGATTGAGATTGCTGATAACGGCATCGCCAATAGCAAAGATATCACAGCCCAAATTTCAGATCCATTTTTGGTAGCAAAACCTGCGGAACCACCCATATCATCGGGACTTGCTCTCAGCTATCGGATAATTGTAGAGCAGCACAAAGGAGATTTCAAGTGTTTTTCGGAACCGGGTAAAGGCACTAAAATTCAGATAGAGATTCCGCTGCGTCACAGTTAA
- the thrB gene encoding homoserine kinase, whose protein sequence is MPETSTVTVTVPATTANLGPGFDCIGAALSLYNRFQFSRLEPSATEKLKITVTGQEAAKVKTDESNLAYQAFLKLYDRLNQSPPPVAIHIDMQVPLARGLGSSATAIIGGLVGANELAGKPLSQVEVMQLAIELEGHPDNVVPALLGGCRLAASNAPPQPPLSKGGLREESPLTPPLTKGGQGGDSWEICDIPWHPNIVPVVAIPDFELSTAEARKVLPADYSKADAVFNAAHLGLLLRALETGNQNWLRCALQDKIHQPYRQSLIQGYEVVQQAALNAGACGMVISGAGPTLLALTDVANAVAVVREMAAGWMEFGVKADVRAIGLDTQGAQVSL, encoded by the coding sequence ATGCCCGAAACTTCCACCGTCACCGTCACCGTACCCGCCACAACCGCCAACCTAGGCCCAGGATTCGACTGCATCGGCGCCGCTTTAAGCCTCTACAACCGCTTCCAATTCTCCCGACTCGAACCCTCAGCAACAGAGAAACTAAAAATTACTGTTACAGGCCAAGAAGCCGCCAAAGTCAAGACAGACGAAAGCAATCTCGCTTATCAAGCTTTTCTCAAGTTATACGATCGCCTGAACCAATCGCCGCCGCCCGTAGCGATACATATAGATATGCAAGTGCCGCTGGCTAGAGGTTTAGGAAGTTCCGCCACGGCTATTATCGGTGGGTTAGTCGGTGCAAATGAATTAGCCGGAAAGCCTTTGAGTCAGGTGGAAGTGATGCAGTTGGCGATCGAACTTGAAGGACATCCAGACAACGTTGTCCCCGCTTTACTCGGAGGTTGTCGCCTCGCTGCTAGCAATGCACCCCCCCAACCCCCCCTTAGTAAGGGGGGGCTAAGAGAAGAATCCCCTCTTACACCCCCCCTTACTAAGGGGGGGCAAGGGGGGGATTCCTGGGAGATTTGCGATATTCCCTGGCATCCAAATATTGTGCCCGTGGTAGCCATCCCCGATTTTGAACTGTCTACAGCCGAAGCCCGCAAAGTTTTGCCAGCAGATTACAGCAAGGCTGACGCGGTTTTTAATGCTGCACACCTCGGTTTGCTGTTGCGGGCTTTGGAAACTGGCAATCAAAACTGGCTGCGCTGCGCCCTCCAAGACAAAATTCACCAGCCTTACCGGCAATCTCTGATTCAGGGATATGAAGTGGTGCAACAAGCTGCACTGAATGCAGGGGCCTGTGGAATGGTAATTAGCGGTGCGGGGCCGACGCTTTTGGCTTTAACGGATGTGGCTAACGCTGTTGCGGTTGTCAGGGAAATGGCGGCTGGTTGGATGGAATTTGGGGTAAAGGCTGATGTAAGGGCGATCGGTCTCGATACTCAAGGCGCGCAAGTCTCCCTTTAG
- a CDS encoding Uma2 family endonuclease — protein sequence MIANKSHNYASPEDYLEGEKISPIKHEYRQGEIYAMAGASDAHETICINLVNLLTTHVRGRGCRIYGGNMKARIDRADVFYYPDIMVTCDERDRSLEYFKRYPRLIVEVLSPTTAAFDRGNKFADYRTLETLQEYVLINQERISVESYQRNAEGRWELYPYAAGEEVRLGSVDFQCPIAQIYEDVLGIS from the coding sequence ATGATTGCCAACAAAAGTCACAACTACGCATCCCCGGAAGACTATTTAGAAGGCGAAAAAATCAGCCCCATCAAACACGAATACAGACAAGGCGAAATTTATGCAATGGCAGGAGCAAGTGATGCCCACGAGACTATTTGCATCAACTTAGTAAACTTGCTCACAACTCATGTTAGAGGCAGAGGCTGTCGCATCTATGGGGGAAACATGAAAGCCAGAATCGATCGAGCAGACGTGTTTTACTATCCAGACATCATGGTGACTTGCGATGAAAGAGATAGAAGCCTGGAATATTTCAAACGCTACCCGCGCTTAATCGTAGAAGTTCTATCTCCAACAACAGCAGCATTCGATCGCGGAAATAAATTTGCCGACTACCGCACCTTAGAAACTTTACAAGAATACGTGCTGATTAACCAAGAAAGAATAAGCGTAGAATCTTACCAGCGCAATGCTGAAGGGCGCTGGGAACTTTACCCTTACGCTGCGGGTGAAGAAGTTCGCTTGGGTAGCGTAGATTTTCAATGCCCGATCGCACAAATTTACGAAGACGTTCTAGGAATCAGTTAA
- a CDS encoding tetratricopeptide repeat protein, translating to MKSSFYNLIATIVIFTIFGNISPAVSAKSSTILIAQKTIVQNPAEDLFNSALAKSEAGDIQGAIADYTEAIRLNPNYAKAHNKRGIIRGRNLKDYPAAKADFDRAIEINPNYGDAYYNRARVREFLEDKPGAIADYHKAAELYQKDGNTNDYQDAIKHLEMLQE from the coding sequence ATGAAATCATCATTTTACAATTTAATTGCCACTATAGTAATCTTTACTATCTTTGGTAATATATCCCCTGCGGTCTCTGCTAAATCCTCAACAATATTAATAGCTCAAAAAACGATTGTTCAAAATCCTGCTGAAGATTTATTCAATAGTGCTTTAGCCAAATCAGAGGCGGGAGACATTCAAGGGGCGATCGCCGATTACACCGAAGCTATTCGCCTCAACCCCAACTACGCCAAAGCCCACAACAAACGCGGCATCATCCGCGGCCGCAATCTCAAAGATTATCCAGCAGCTAAAGCAGATTTCGATCGCGCCATTGAAATTAACCCCAACTACGGCGACGCCTACTACAACCGCGCCAGAGTCCGCGAGTTCTTAGAAGACAAACCGGGGGCGATCGCCGATTATCATAAAGCAGCCGAACTCTATCAAAAAGATGGCAATACCAACGATTATCAAGATGCCATCAAGCATTTGGAAATGCTGCAAGAATAA
- a CDS encoding Uma2 family endonuclease — translation MNQTISDKVRWTSADLELLPDNGDRYEIIDGELFMTRAPHWGHQQAIGNLYQELNTWSRETNLGRAGINPGIVFTDADNVIPDLVWVSNERLAILLDEAGHLTAAPELIVEVLSPGADNQRRDRDLKLRLYSVRGVQEYWLVNWQLQQIEVYRREQASLRLIATLLSADELTSPLLPGFSCSVAQIFA, via the coding sequence ATGAACCAGACAATATCTGATAAAGTACGCTGGACTAGCGCCGATTTAGAGCTATTGCCCGATAACGGCGATCGCTATGAAATTATTGATGGGGAGCTATTTATGACTAGAGCACCGCATTGGGGGCATCAACAAGCTATAGGCAACCTCTACCAAGAACTTAATACTTGGTCGCGAGAGACTAATTTAGGACGAGCAGGAATCAATCCAGGTATCGTTTTCACGGATGCTGATAACGTCATTCCCGATCTAGTTTGGGTGAGCAATGAACGCTTGGCTATCTTGCTAGACGAAGCCGGCCATTTAACCGCCGCACCCGAGTTAATTGTTGAAGTATTATCCCCCGGTGCAGACAATCAGAGACGCGATCGAGATTTGAAACTCAGACTCTATTCTGTGCGAGGAGTGCAGGAATACTGGCTTGTGAATTGGCAATTGCAGCAAATAGAAGTTTATCGCAGGGAACAAGCAAGTTTAAGGCTCATTGCTACGCTGTTGAGCGCTGATGAATTGACCTCGCCTTTGTTGCCCGGTTTTAGTTGCTCTGTCGCTCAAATTTTTGCCTAA